In Balaenoptera acutorostrata chromosome 3, mBalAcu1.1, whole genome shotgun sequence, the genomic stretch CTGTATCAGATGGCCCTTCTCCCTGACACCCACGTACCATCCAGTCAGACAGGAGCCAGTGACAATCCATCGGATGTAGACGATTGTGCCCCCGACCTTATTCTGGCTTCAGGGTGGGAAGGATGTCCCCTCATCTCCAGCTTGGGGCTCCCCTGAgaggctccctttcctccctcagaTCCTGGTCCTGGGCCTACttctgacttgctgtgtgacctgggcaagtcTCTGACCGCTCCTGGGCCTCACCTTCCACGTCGGTGGAGCAGAGCTCACGCTgatgttcttctgtctcagtccCCAGTGCAGCGCCCCAGCTCTCCCTGTCCAGCCCCAACCCCTCGGACGTCAGGGTGGTGtggctgcccctgccccccagcctgaGCAACGGGCAGGTGGTGAAGTACAAGATAGAGTACGGTTTGGGAAAGGAAGGTGAGTGGGGGCAGGACACGGGGCTCCACCTGGCTGGGAATCATTGGTGTGAAGGGTTGATCAGAGTGGCTGGGGGCCTGAGCGGAGCTGTGGAGTAGGGCAAGGTGAACCTGAAAAAGGGGAAGGTGGCTGGGGGTtgggagggcaggagagaaagggaaggcgAAGAGGGCTAGCTCCAGACATGGGGAGGCCTGGGGTCTAGCCCCACCTCCTCTACGGCTGCGGTGCGTAAATCCTGTTGAGTCCCTGCCTCAGTCTCTTTGTCTGTGAAATGAGGCAGGTAACCTAGGTAATCCCTGGGGTCCCTTCCAGCTCAAAAAGCAGATGAGGGATAGGGAGGTGGAGGGTGTGCTTGTGGGATTGAGAGAAATgaggcatggggtgggggtgtgtgttaGGACAGATGTCAGGAATCTAGGGGAGGAGGTGTGAAAGGGATGGAGAGATTGGAGAAGGCGAGTGGCTGGGGGCCaggatgagggtggggagggagggaagggtgagGAAGGGGGCTTGGGTGGATGGCAGGGCTCCGGAAGGTAGGCAGTACTTGATGGCCTTCACAGCCAGCGCCTCGTGCCCGCGCCCTGGTGTGTGCGTGGGGTGGTTACTGACAGCTCCTGGGGCGGTGGGGGGTGTGTGCCATGATTCTCCCCCTCTGAGCCGAGGCTGATGGCTGTGTCAGCCAGAGTTGGAGGCCCAGGAGTCAGCCCTGGAGCATGGAGTCCGTCCGGGCACTGAGGGTCTCAGGCTCCGATGGGCCGTAAGGAACCAAGATCTGAGGTGGAAAAGTCGGTGTAGGGGAGTTTAGGAGTCCTGGTCCTTAGGTGGCCACCCAGAGCCAGTCTCTTCTGTCCCAGCAGATCAGATTTTCTCCACCGAGGTGCCAGGGAACGAGACACAGTTTACACTGAACTCGCTTCAGCCCAACAAGGTGTATCGAGTGCGGATTTCGGCCGGCACAGGGACGGGCTACGGGGCCCCCTCCCAGTGGATGCAGCACAGAACGCCCAGTGTGCACAACCAGAGCCACGGTACGGGGTCAGAGGGGACAGTCAGGGTGATGCGTGTGCCTGTGTGGGTGTATGTTTGCCCTTGGAACCCGGACCCAGCCGCCTCCTCCATCAGAGACATTCCATGGCTCCCCCTGCTCGATGGGCAAGGGAGGATGGGTGAAGAGGGGAAGGGCTGGCCTTTGCAGACACCCCTGAGCTCGTGTTTCCTTTCcatctgctgtgtgactttggacagacCATTCACAACTCTAAGACTTCATTTACTGCCAGGTGTGGCATGAGGATTAATTAATGTAAACAGAATGTTTAGTACATAATTAAAACTTGTTAAATAGTAGCTGCTTCCATGATTATGATTGTTGTGGGTTTGGTTGAGAGGCCCAATAGTAGAGTGGTTAAATGCGGTCAAAACCTGTCGCACatactatctgtgtgaccttgggcaagttacttttacgaggctcagttttcttatctgtaaaacagggataatagtatttttgttattttataggGTTGTGAGAATAAAGTTAAAATACATGgtacaaagtgcttagaacagcatCAGACACATAGTGAGCTGCCCACTCTTAGGCTTCCAAGTAGGGCTCCCCACTTCCAATggctccatccctccttcccagcTTTAGCAATCCCTGTGATACCCTTACCTGCCGGTACTCATGCATTCATTCCTTCAGAAGAATTCTAGAGCCCTACTCTAAGCGAGGTACTGTCAGCCCTGCCCCAGAGGTGCTCCTTGCTAACCTCTTTGCAAATGCCCAGGAGACATCCCTGCATTCTCAGCACTTGTGGAAGAGTAAGTTGTCCTCTAGACCGAGCCTGGGCCTGGCCCTTAGGCTGGTGACTGAATGGTGATGCATTGGGAGAAGGCTGGCAAGGCTCCCACTCAATGCTGTCTTCCTGCTTTTTGCTTCCTCgtgtctcttccctcctcccttccctggcctcctcctcctcctcccttcctgctcCTCTGCCCCCAGTCCCTTTTGCCCCTGCAGAGCTGAAGGTACGGGCAAGGATGGAGTCCCTGGTCGTATCATGGCAGCCACCCCCTCACCCCGCTCAGATCTCTGGCTACAAACTGTACTGGCGAGAGGTggggacagaagaggaggaggcagaTGGCGAGAGCCCTCCAGGGGGCCGTGGAGACCAGGCTTGGGATGTGGGGCCTGTCCGGCTCAAGAAGAAAGTGAAGCAGTATGAGCTGACCCAGCTAGGTGAGGAGGGCCAGGTGGGGAGGGATGAGATGGATATAGCTCCAGCGGGAGACAAGCTGGGTCAGTGGTTGGAGATGGAATCTCCCTGGGGATGAGAGAACGACCCCAGAGGTTCCTCTAGCCAGTGAGTGACCCCCATGACCTTCCCCAGTCCCTGGCCAGCTGTACGAGGTGAAGCTCGTGGCATTCAACAAACACGAGGATGGCTATGCGGCAGTGTGGAAGGGCAAGACGGAAAAGGCTCCCACCCCAGGTGAGGGGGCTGGGGAAGCGGGGGAGGAGGTCTCAGTCAGCAGGTCTGCGTGTGGcctcctttccctttcctctgggCCAGCTCTGGTGGTCAGGTTGTCTGGAAGCTTCAGCCACCCGCAAACCCATTCTACTAGGCTCTTCTAGGTTACAGAGAGAAGCTCCAGCTTGTGCACTGTCTTGTAGGTCTGCTTACTGTGTTTTCATTATCCATGAACAGTGCTGATATGGAAGGTTTGGACAGAGAAAAACCCTATGGTTCATCAGTGACTTCTGACTCCAAGTTTGacctttaaacaatttttaaaatacatccacCTACATTGCACCGTCTATCAGATTATTCCTCTGCTCTAGGCAGGGAGGGTATCCCTTTGTGGCccaccaggaaactgaggctcaggatctTAGTTGGGGCTGCTGCAACAAAACattatagactgggtggcttgaacaaccagttctggaggccgggaagtccaagatcgagACCCCAGCAGAGCCAGTGTCTGGTGAAGaactgcttcctggttcatagaccaTAGGCcatcttctcgctgtgtcctcacatggcagaaggaggGTTGGAGAGttccctggggtctcttttaatatatattttattgattgattgattgattgattgctgtgttgggtcttcgtttctgtgtgagggctttctccagctgtggcaagtgggggccgttcttcatcgcggtgcgcgggcctcttcactatcgcggcctctcttgttgcggagcacaggctccagacgcgcaggctcagtaattgtggctcacgggcccagtcgctccgcggcatgtgggatcctcccagaccagggcgtgaacccgtgtcccctgcattggcaggcagactctcaaccactgcgccaccagggaagcccctggggtctcttttataagggcactgttatggactgaaaaTGTGTGTCACCCCagaattcatatgctgaaaccctCCACTCCAATGCGATGCAATAGGAGGTAATTAGGATTAGGTgatgtcatgagggtggagccttcatgaatgggattagcaccCTTATAAGAGTCACAAGAGAGCTTGCTTCCCTTTTCTGCTCTAAAGATACAGTGAGAAGTCAATAGTCTataacccagaagagggccttcaccagaacttgaccacactggcaccctgatctcagactccagaactgtgagaaataaatttctgctgtttataagccacccagtctatggttgTTTGTCATAGTAGCCTGAACAGGCAAAGACAGGCACTAATCCCTAAGACAGGACCCACCATATGTTcaaatttcaacatatgaactttgggggggcacaaacattcattcCATAAAACTTTTCTACATCCTTTACAAAcattaactaatttaattctcataacaaccctatgaggtgttGGTACTATTATCTGCCCCACTGACAGAATGGGgaatggagacacagagaggttaattaacttctccatagtcacacagctactaagtggcagagttggaatttgaatcagggcagcctggctccagaatctgtgctcttAATTGCCATGATTTGCTGTCTCTCTCTATTACATTCCTACATACTAGTGTTCCACAGTCTGCTATCTGTATGCTCTTGGCAAAAATCACTTAAATTCTTgggatcctcagtttcctcatctgtgaagtgggaatgGTGCTATCCAACTCACAGGATCAAAAGAGACTGGGTAAAAGAAAGTGCCTTGGGAACTGCAAACCACTATACATATTAAGGGATGAGTATCCTCCCTCCATTCCCACACTCTAATTTTCACCCTCCAGACCTGCCCATCCAGAGAGGgccacccctgccccccgcccatGTCCATGCAGAATCAAACAGCTCCACATCCATTTGGCTTCGGTGGAAAAAACCAGACTTCACCACAGTCAAGATTGTCAACTACACGGTGCGCTTCAGCCCTTGGGGGCTCAGGAATGCCTCCCTGGTCACCTATTACACCAGGTGGGAAGAGGGGGCTGATGCTGTGAAGGGGGCTGAAGAGCAGACGGTGGGGAAGAAGGCAGCAGGTGGTGATGAGGAGAGGGGACCTGGGGGTTCAGGGACATTTCATGACTCATGTGTTAAACTGGGGGCACATTGAGGGTCTGATGACCagatggtgacagatggaaaaggGGAGTCCATCCAGTCCCATCCCCTCACAGGAGAGCCTTGTACTCAACCCTAGGAAACGTCACGCAGGACAGACCTATTTCTTCAACTTCACGTGATGGGGAAGAGACAGCCCAGCTGCTGTCCTGAGAGGTCCCCAGTTAGATGGGGAGACAGAGACCCTGACCTGGGGAGCTGTTTGTTTGGCAGAGGAAACAaagcataaaaagaaatagatatataCAGTTGCAGCTGAAGTAAAATTAAGTCAAGGAAAAGAAGCATCAGAGATGGTCCCTTGGGTAGAGAATGATGTGGATTAATCCAGGAATGTTTCCTGGAAGAGGGGCCTGGCTTGGGGATTGGACATGGAGCCCGATACATACATACAGTACATCCAGACCTCTCTGCAGGTCCTCTGGAGGGTGTTAGTGGCCCCCatggggctggggtaggggagTAGATTTGGAGGGGCCTGCCCTGCTAGGGGGGTGTGCCTGAGAGCCCTGGTCACGTTTCTTGCCTTGGCAGCTCTGGAGAAGACATCCTCATTGGCGGGCTGAAGCCATTCACCAAATACGAGTTTGCGGTACAGTCCCACGGCGTGGACATGGACGGGCCTTTCGGCTCCGTAGTGGAGCGCTCCACCCTGCCTGACCGTGAGTGGCCCCCAGTCCATCTTTCAGGGAACTCCTTCTTGCCCCAGCACCCCTCTTGTGAAGCACCCCTCAGAACCCTATGAGTGTCCGTCATTTGCTCTGCATCTCTGTAGGCAGTCCTGTGCTGGTCTTAACCATATTTACTCACAGACATCCTAACATAAGATTTAGAGGAGTGGTTTCTTTCAAGAGGCTGTGGGAAGACCTCAGTGAGCTGTGAGGGGGGCCAGGTCTGGAGGCAGGCATCCTGGGTTCTGCGTTTGGGTCTCCGACATCCCCCTAACACACACGGAGACTTAGGCAGTCCCCTTCCCCACGAAGGGCCTGTGGGTCCACATCTGTCAAAAGAGAGGATGGGACCATTCGCTTTGCAGGTCTGTGACTCTGGAACCCTCTGGAAATGCATCTGAAGACAAGTGGATTTTTGTTCTCACAGCAGAGGCTCTTTGGTGCTTCCAGTCCTAAGACTGCTCACCTTTCTATTGACAGACCTTTGTCCCTGATCTGAAATAGGAAGACACATGTAGGGTAGGGTGGGGAGGCCCTCTACCCTCatggattcactttttaaaaaactgcttacAGGTTGTTTCTCACCCACCCATGACTTCAGTTCTTATGGTCTTAAACTGTGTGCGGAGTTTAGGGAGACCCCGGTGTTTTCTCCAAGGAGACTCTATGATATTGGATCCCCAGCACAACTGACCAGGCTACAGAGGGGGGAATGTTTTCTCCTTTCGCAGATGGGGAGACGAGCCTGAGAAGCAGAAAGTCACCTAGGATCAAGGAGGGTTCTGGCAGCCCATGGTGCTGTGGCTCTGTTATGCCTTAGAGCCCTGGGTCCCCATCCCACCCTCTGTTGGGCCTCGAAAACCTGAGCCCCCAAATCTCTGTCCCTTCCCAACACACCAGCCACCTTGTgtccctccttcttccccttcctcattCACTCCCGCCCCCCAGGATCAActtcttctctgaaaaaaaaaacacaaagcctTCCAAGGTGCTGCTTCTCCCACTGCGGTTCCCCTGACCCTGAGGACTTGTGCCAGAGGCAGGCGTAGACAGAGGCTACACAGGGCATCAACCAACTTTACTTGAAGATTTCAGGTGGCAAGGGGAGTTAGGaactttaaatgataaaatatttcaaacactctttttatattaaatgttacCACGGAAtagatgaatttaaaagaaaaggtaaGCTTTCCGAAAACTTCTGAGCTCTGCCCCTAGGTCCCTAGAATACCAGACAGTGTCTTCAACCCTTGGAAGTATTTGGGTGTGGAAGTTTGAGGAGCTCTGCTCCAAGGAGTGGAAAAGAGTTTCTGAGAGGGGACAAATGGTGGTGAAGCCCCTTCCTCAACTGTATTCCAGAAATTCCCCAGTGAGAGACCAGACCTCATTCTGCTTTGTGGTTTGTGGTTTGTTCCAGTgaaggaggaagcagggaggctAGGTCCTCATGCCCTGGCTCCCAGCTGCCCCCAGAGCTGGGGCTCTCAGTGACCCTGCCTCTCCCCGTCTCCCCTCCTGACCCCCAGGGCCCTCCACGCCCCCATCCGACCTGCGCCTGAGGCCCCTGACGCCATCCACCGTTCGGCTGCACTGGTGCCCCCCCTTGGAGCCCAACGGCGAGATTGTGGAGTATCTGATTCTCTACAGCAACAACCGTACCCAGCCTGAGCACCAGTGGACCCTGCTCACCACCGAGGGTGAGGGCTCACGCCCCAGGGCATCTGAGCAAGAgtttccccaccctctccccactttCCAGCCTCCCCAGTGGCTGGTTAGTAGTGAGCTCGCCGCTGAGGTTTGTTCTAGGAGGAGCAGGCAGAAGCTACCGCCTGAGGGGGAGAAGCAGATTCTCTCAGGGCCACTTCCCAGCCCATCCCTGCAGCCCACCCCGACCCAGTTCACCAACCCTGctctccctgccttccccacGCCCCCCCCCACCGCAGGAAACATCTTCAGTGCTGAGGTCCACGGCCTCGAGAGCGACACTAGGTACTTCTTCAAGATGGGGGCACGCACGGAGGTGGGGCCTGGGCCCTTCTCTGGCCTGCAGGATGTGATTACTCTCCAGGAAAAGCTCTCAGGTaagaggcaggaaggcaggaaggggtgGAGTCCATCCTGGGGCAGCCCAAGCTCTCCAGAGCCCCCCCCAACCCAGTTGACTTCTAACCCTCAAGCCATCTCTTCCAAGGTCCTGCCTCTGGGCATGACTACACTTTCATTGTTTTGGACAAGTGCCCTCTTCATCTGGTGTGGAGAGGACAAATTTGAAGGGAAGATGGGTGTGGTTCGGTGGTGATTCATTTGAGAGGTTAGATTTGCAGGAGACTGGCTTGGTTTCTTTGGGAGATTGCTTTGATTGGAGGACTGGCTTGGAAAGGTGACGAGATTTATGGGGTGGAGGTCTTGGGCAATGGGACTGGCTATGTAATCTGCAGGGCCCGGTGTGAAAGGAAAATGTGGGGTCCCTTATTTAAAAAGGGGGAAGAATTTccagatggtgacagcagagcattaaaccaaggcCAGAGCCCTTCTAAGCATGGGCCACATGCCCCTCCAGGTGTTGCACACCTGCAAAACCAGCCCTGTTAGGCAGGCAAGAGGTGTGTTTCACTGAAAGGCCAGGCTGATGGGGAGGAACCACAACTTCTGGATGCCCAGTGAGAGAGGTAGTGGTGGTCTCTGTGAGTCCATGGGGCCCTCCTGTCCTTGCCTGAGAAGATTTCACGTGTCCAAAGGGTGAGACTCAGGCCAGGGGTCTCTGGAGGAAGCCGCAAGTCCTGGTCTATGAACCCTGGGTTCTCTCCTGCCCTCCACCTGTTctgttccctccctctcccccgccAGACTCTTTGGACGTGCACTCTGTCACGGGCATCATCGTGGGCGTCTGCCTGGgcctcctctgcctcctggcCTGCATGTGCGCTGGCCTGCGCCGTGGCCCCCACCGGTGGGTGAAGGAACCAGTCTGACCGCAAAGAGGAGAGGTTTCCAGAAGGGCTGCAGAGATGAGGGAGCAGGGAAAGTGGCCATGACTTGCTCTGGGCACTCCCAGCAGCCCCATTAAAGTTGACTCTGGGATGAAGGGGTTGGGAGTGATGACCTCATGAGAGTAGGGGGTGGGTTTAGGGAAGCCCCCCAGCATATCCCTTCAGCAAGGGCAGGCGTAGGTAGAGCTGCCTCTCTGCCGCTTCCTTGGTAGCTGAGAGCATCTTGCAAAGAGGGACCCCAAATCTCCAGATGCCTGGAGCCAAGGGAGGAAGGACCCCAGTGTAGTGTCACAGCTGTTTTGAACAATCACAGAATTTCTTATTCATTGCACAGACCGGGAAATTAAGTCTCAGAGATGTGTAGGAACCTGCCCAGGGATACAGGCTGGACTAGATACCAGTCCCACGCCCACCCCTCTCTTTGACCACTGTGCTGTCCCCCATCTTCCcttccagggaagccctcccggGCCTGTCCTCCACGGCCACTGCTGGGAACCCCACGCTGTACTCCCGAGCCCGCCttgccccccccagccccccggctGCCCATGAACTGGAGTCCCTTGTGCACCCCCGTCCCCAGGATTGGTCCCCACCACCCTCAGACATCGAGGACAGGGCTGAAGTGCACAGCCTTATGGGTGGTGGCGGTCCTGACTGCCGGGGTCACTCCAAGAGAAAGGTGAGCCTGGGTAGGTCCAAGCCCCACACTGTGGCTCATGCCCAAATAGGACACCAGGGGGCGCGAGAGCGCAATGTGTGACCCCGTGAGAgagccccttccctcctcccccctccccttcctgggccagctgcagaagaaaaggcacactctccctcctccttgaaaGGGTTGGGAGGGCAGGGAAGCAGATGGGCCTCCATCCCTGGCAGAATAGGTCAGCCTGGTTctcaggaaggaggggagggcccCCGATGGGCTGTTTGCGGTTGATTCGGGGTGGCCAGAACACCCAGATCCCTCCTCAtcctgggagctggggagacCTCTAAGACCCGGCTCTCCCCAGTATGGGGAAAAGAGGCTGGTCAGTTTGGAGGTGGTCAAGTGGGACCGGGATCCGGATAAGGTGAGCCCACACAGGGCAGATCCCCTCCATCCTAGCCGTGGTGGCTCATCCTGCATTCTCTGACCAGCCAGCTCAAACCCCTGAGTCTTTCCTCATCCTTTCCCTGCCTCTGTGGTGAAGGAGACCCTGCCTGGCTCAGAAACCTCTGGGCTTTTCTGCAGGAGGATCTTTCTAGCCTCAAATTCACCCCCAGACTCTCAGCCCATTCTGTGCTCCTCCCTACAGCCTTGGGGAGGGAGGTAGCAAGGGGGCCAAGAGAGTCCATGGAGGGAGCTCCATCCACTTCCCTCATACTTCACAGTCAAGCTCTCAATGCTCCCACTTCTCTTCCTGTGCAGATCTCCTGGGCTCAGCACGGTGGGCCAAGCTGGGCAGGTTCCTGGGCAGGCTGTGAGCTGCCCCAGGCAGGCCCCATGCCCTCTCTGACCCGGGCCCTGCTGCCCCCTGCTGGAACCGGGCAGACGCTGTTGCTGCAGGCTCTGGTGTATGACGCCATAAAGGTCAGTGTCCTGGGAGGagcggggagggaaggagaggagggtccCCGCGTTTGTGCAGAGCAAGTAGTGAATCCTCTGGAGAGCCCTGGTGGTAACTTCCCTGGGGCTAAAAGTCTAGCCAGCAGATCCGTGGAGCCTCTAAAGGTGAGTGGATGGAGGGCAGGCCAGTTTGGGAGAACCTGTATTTCTCTGGGTTGGGGACAATCCCTCCTCTACCTAGACGTAAGTGGGCCACCGCAGAATTACATGGATCTGACGGTGCACCCGGCCTGAGTGCACTCAGCCCTTCTTCCTATTCACTGAGGCCCTGACTGAATCTGGTACTTCTGGAACTCCTCAGCAAGGGCAAATGCGTAGTATTTCCCTGCCTTCCCATGGATCTGATCATCATCTCTTTTAGGACAGTCACCGTTCTTCCTTTACCAACTCCCATGTAATATATAACGGGCTCTGGGCTGGGGGTCAGTCTCTCTCCGTCCCAAGAATGATGGTCATTCTTCTGATGGTCACTCTCAGTGATGGTTTTGTGTCCTCCTCTCTGACCAGGGCAATGGGAGGAAGAAGCCGCCCCCAGCCTGCAGGAACCAGGTGGAGGCCGAAGTCATTGTCCACTCTGACTTCAGTGCATCCAAAGGGAACCCTGACCTCCACCTCCAAGACCTGGAACCTGAGGATCCGCTGCCTTCAGAGGCTGCTGACCTCACTTTGGGTGTTATGGATCTCAGGCAAGGGGCAGACTGGCTGGACAGGGAGCTGGGAGGGTGTGAGCAGGCAAGCCCTGGGCCAGACAGACTTACCTGCCTGCCAGAGGCAGCCAGTGCCTCTTGCCCCTACCCGGACCTCCAGCCCAGTGAGGCTCTGGAGGAGGCCCCAGGGAACAGCTGCCAGCCAAAggccccctgccctccagcagcCAGCCCAGGCCTGCCCAGAGCCCCAGTCTCCTCCTCTGCTTAGCTCCCTCGAGGGCACAGTTTAGGGCAGGCTGGTATGGCTCATGGGACATGACACGTGTGGCCACACATGTACACGTGTCTGCCTGCAGGTACTGACCGTCATCAAGCCATTTGGAGCCTCCTAGGGTGCTTTGGCTCAGGGGAGAGGAAGAAGTGGATTATTCACTCTTCCCCACCCATGCTCTGTGACACGTGTGGTAGGCGAGAGACACATGAAGCACAGCTATACGCGCTGTACACGTGTGAAGCGCATGTGCGTGTGCTGGTTGGTGAGCTGGGAAACCTTGGCCCGGGCAGTGGTCACTACGGCCTACTCCGTCCTCCATGTCAGGACAGTGCCCCAGCGTGGTCCGTCCCCAGCCCTGTGGGCCCCCACCTCCGTCACCCAGCCTTTTATTACACACTCTGAGAGTGTCTCCAATGCCCTGTCTGACAGAGACAGCCCCAGCCCACTTCCTGTCTGGCTGGGCTGAGTGCAAGCAGGCTCTGAATGCCTAACGCTTTAGCTGCATCACCTCTGCCATGTCCCCGGTGCCCAAATTGAGAGGGTGACTCTGGCTCCCCTCAGAGCAACTCTGCATCTAGTGTTGTAATTGGGGAAGTGCCTAGTTTTGAAAATCTGCTTTCTCttgctctcccctccttcctccccgctCACTCCTCTAGTGTCTGTCTCCCAGTCCCCCTGCTTTCCCAATCCTAgtgcccttctcttcctccctgataccctttcctttcctctctgcgctttctctgtctcctctttcCGTCTGTCTCTGCtgtctctcccacctctcccACACTGTGTCATGTGGTTCTcctgcctgggttcaatctctgcaTCCTTCCCTAACAACATGACTACCTCATGTCTGTTCAAGGCCAGAGCGTGACTCCTGTGTCTGCCATCCACTTCACCTGTCATCCTCTCACCCCCTTCCCATCTGTGCCTCTGTAGGCCCCTTCCCCAGGCAAACTGCCTACCCCCAGTGCAGGTTTGGATAAGACCTTTCAGCTTCCCTTGCATCTTTCTGCCTGTGATTGAGATCGGAGGGTTCTCCTTGGAGGGGATAAATGCAAGTCATACAAGGGGGTTTTTGAGACAAGGAAAGGGGAACACAACCCAGAAGCTTGGGGTAAAATTACTCCCTCCCTTCTAGGCAGGCAGGCAGATTTGCTGGATGGAGGGGTTTGGGGACCTTCCTTCCCAGTTGAAACTAGAAGGGTAGAAGGGGATGGAAATTAGGGGCTCCATGGCCCCACCGCTTCCCACTCTGTGCACCTTGATCATGAGCTGACGGCATGGAGGTGGAAGGAATCTCATCCTCTTGCGGTGCTGGAAGGGAGGGCTTCACACAGGACAAGGGTGATGGGctcatttcattttgtcttttctttaaattcaatCCTGAAGTCATTTTCTGTTGACCCACCACACAGGGACAAGCTT encodes the following:
- the IGDCC4 gene encoding immunoglobulin superfamily DCC subclass member 4 isoform X3 — translated: MARGDAGRGGGLIALTFCLLAARGEQPLPRKTTVSLSCGAGPLQVILGPEQATVLDCGLGAATAGHPPSVTWSKDGGILPEHNHLRLLPNGSLWLSQLPAPDGTDPGASEVIEGSYSCLARSPVGVVASQAAVVKLATLAGFSLHPQSQTVEENRTARFQCHIEGLPAPVITWEKDQVTVPEEPRLITLPNGVLQILDVQEGDAGSYRCVATNSANQRFSQEALLRVAHRGSLASIGGQDVVIVAAPENTTVVSGQSVVMECVASADPTPFVSWVRQDGKPISTDVIVLGRTNLLITSAQPRHSGVYVCRANKPRTRDFATAAAELRVLAAPVISQAPEALSRTRASTARFVCRASGEPRPTLRWLHDGAPLRPNGRVKVQGGGGSLVITQIGLQDAGYYQCVAENGAGTACAAAPLAVVVREGLPSAPTRVTATPLSSSAVLVAWERPELHSEQIIGFSLHYQKARGMDNVEYQFAVNNDTTELQVRDLEPNTDYEFYVVAYSQLGASRTSTPALVHTLDDVPSAAPQLSLSSPNPSDVRVVWLPLPPSLSNGQVVKYKIEYGLGKEDQIFSTEVPGNETQFTLNSLQPNKVYRVRISAGTGTGYGAPSQWMQHRTPSVHNQSHVPFAPAELKVRARMESLVVSWQPPPHPAQISGYKLYWREVGTEEEEADGESPPGGRGDQAWDVGPVRLKKKVKQYELTQLVPGQLYEVKLVAFNKHEDGYAAVWKGKTEKAPTPDLPIQRGPPLPPAHVHAESNSSTSIWLRWKKPDFTTVKIVNYTVRFSPWGLRNASLVTYYTSSGEDILIGGLKPFTKYEFAVQSHGVDMDGPFGSVVERSTLPDRPSTPPSDLRLRPLTPSTVRLHWCPPLEPNGEIVEYLILYSNNRTQPEHQWTLLTTEGNIFSAEVHGLESDTRYFFKMGARTEVGPGPFSGLQDVITLQEKLSDSLDVHSVTGIIVGVCLGLLCLLACMCAGLRRGPHREALPGLSSTATAGNPTLYSRARLAPPSPPAAHELESLVHPRPQDWSPPPSDIEDRAEVHSLMGGGGPDCRGHSKRKISWAQHGGPSWAGSWAGCELPQAGPMPSLTRALLPPAGTGQTLLLQALVYDAIKGNGRKKPPPACRNQVEAEVIVHSDFSASKGNPDLHLQDLEPEDPLPSEAADLTLGVMDLRDKLDFCFLWRENKVIYLILHLSLS